In the genome of Photobacterium sp. TLY01, one region contains:
- a CDS encoding amidohydrolase family protein, with protein MNYLIKGACAIFGHDATASDIRIQQGYITEIGCQLSQLPGESCIQARDCVIYPGLVNSHHHIAQSILKGIPAGLNQPLGDWLASVPYRFWPQITPEIMYAAACLGFSELLRSGTTTCADHHYLYHATTSPELEAAVWQAAEDVGIRLVLCRGGATRQGSHKGMRSSPVEPESIAQCLTRLDQSRSRYHQPGGDAMRKLVVAPTSLVHSSSPADLRLLAEFARSHGLKMHSHLLEVHFDEVQAQQNYRMSAVDYAESCHWLGEDVWFAHLVQANERDIATLAGSRTGIAHCPTSNCRLGSGIAPVIRMAQAGMPISIGVDGSASSESGSMIQELNLTWLLHRAQQGAEATNLETVLKWGTEDGARLLGLDKVGKLAVGYAADLVIYDLRAPRFAGCHTPLLAPILCGEPVDIKYTFVQGRPVVNNGVPQLDPHQLASQARAAIQDLLRRVA; from the coding sequence ATGAACTATCTGATAAAAGGCGCTTGCGCCATTTTCGGCCATGATGCCACGGCCAGCGATATTCGCATCCAGCAGGGCTATATCACTGAAATCGGCTGCCAGCTTAGCCAGTTACCGGGTGAGAGCTGCATCCAGGCCCGCGATTGTGTGATTTATCCCGGGCTGGTCAACAGCCATCACCACATTGCGCAATCGATCCTCAAAGGGATCCCGGCCGGACTGAATCAGCCGCTTGGCGACTGGCTGGCCAGCGTGCCATACCGTTTCTGGCCGCAGATCACGCCGGAGATCATGTACGCCGCCGCCTGTCTGGGCTTTAGTGAACTGCTGCGCTCCGGCACCACGACCTGTGCCGATCATCATTATCTCTATCATGCAACGACCAGCCCGGAGCTGGAGGCCGCGGTCTGGCAAGCCGCAGAGGATGTGGGCATCCGGCTGGTACTCTGCCGGGGAGGCGCAACCCGCCAGGGCAGCCACAAAGGCATGCGCAGCAGCCCGGTCGAACCGGAATCCATCGCCCAGTGCCTCACCCGACTCGATCAGTCCCGCTCGCGCTATCACCAGCCCGGCGGGGATGCGATGCGCAAACTGGTCGTCGCGCCGACCAGCCTGGTGCACTCTTCCTCGCCGGCCGATTTACGGCTGCTGGCAGAGTTTGCCCGCAGTCATGGCCTGAAAATGCACTCGCACTTGCTCGAAGTCCATTTTGATGAGGTTCAGGCGCAGCAGAACTACCGGATGAGCGCGGTGGACTATGCCGAAAGCTGTCACTGGCTGGGCGAAGATGTCTGGTTTGCCCACCTGGTACAGGCCAATGAGCGGGATATCGCCACACTGGCCGGCAGCAGGACAGGAATTGCCCACTGCCCGACCTCCAACTGCCGTCTCGGCAGCGGCATTGCCCCTGTGATCCGCATGGCTCAGGCCGGGATGCCAATCAGCATTGGGGTCGACGGTTCAGCATCTTCAGAGTCCGGTTCGATGATCCAGGAACTCAACCTGACCTGGCTGCTGCACAGAGCACAGCAGGGGGCTGAGGCAACGAACCTGGAAACCGTGCTGAAATGGGGCACGGAAGACGGCGCCAGGCTGCTCGGACTGGATAAAGTCGGCAAACTGGCGGTCGGCTACGCAGCCGATCTGGTGATCTACGATCTGCGGGCGCCCCGCTTCGCGGGCTGCCATACCCCGTTGCTGGCTCCGATCCTGTGCGGCGAGCCCGTCGATATCAAATATACCTTTGTGCAGGGCCGGCCTGTGGTCAACAACGGTGTGCCTCAGCTTGACCCGCATCAACTGGCCAGCCAGGCCAGAGCAGCAATCCAAGATCTGCTCAGGCGAGTCGCCTGA
- the brnQ gene encoding branched-chain amino acid transport system II carrier protein — MNNTLKVSDIFAIGFMTFAFFLGAGNIIFPPQAGLSAGDNLLPAMFGFLSTAVGLPLIGIIAVAVAGGGWKGLTRDLPPQLATLMAVLIFIIIGPAFAAPRTGLVAYEMAVKPFIADGGQTSLTIFSVAFFGLALFFAWSRGRLIDSIGKLLTPALFAVLAILAVAVFLNPQSEIQAAQGDYVNMAFTKGFLEGYNTMDTFAALMFGMLIVDVIRNKGITDEKATCKYLMMAGVIAAAGLAFVYISLFYLGATSAAVADGAANGGAILAGYVLALFGPVGQYILSAIVMLACLTTAIGLISACSDYFSSLTRLSYETWAVILSVTCGVVANVGLNQLISLSVPVLFALYPVAVALVILTFVRRWLPNPRLAYRVVLLVSLIFSLIDAGKVIGLDMSFLSFLPMFDYGMAWTTPTLLALVVTRFFRADICEAKAQTA, encoded by the coding sequence TTGAATAACACACTCAAGGTTTCAGATATTTTTGCGATAGGTTTTATGACCTTCGCCTTCTTCCTGGGTGCCGGAAATATTATTTTCCCGCCCCAGGCCGGTTTAAGTGCAGGTGATAACCTGCTGCCAGCGATGTTTGGTTTCCTGTCGACGGCAGTCGGCTTGCCGCTGATCGGCATCATAGCCGTGGCTGTTGCCGGCGGCGGCTGGAAAGGGCTGACCCGAGATCTGCCGCCTCAGCTGGCAACGCTGATGGCCGTTCTTATCTTTATCATCATCGGTCCTGCTTTTGCGGCGCCTCGTACGGGTCTTGTGGCCTACGAAATGGCGGTCAAACCTTTTATTGCCGATGGTGGACAAACCAGCCTGACCATTTTCTCTGTTGCCTTCTTTGGGCTGGCACTGTTCTTTGCATGGTCTCGCGGCAGGTTGATCGATTCCATCGGTAAGCTGCTTACCCCGGCGCTCTTTGCCGTGCTGGCTATTCTGGCTGTGGCCGTATTCCTGAACCCGCAAAGCGAGATTCAGGCCGCACAGGGTGATTATGTCAATATGGCGTTCACCAAAGGATTCCTTGAAGGCTATAACACCATGGATACCTTTGCCGCGCTGATGTTCGGCATGCTGATTGTTGATGTGATCCGTAACAAAGGTATCACGGATGAGAAAGCAACCTGCAAGTATCTGATGATGGCCGGTGTCATTGCGGCAGCGGGCCTGGCGTTTGTCTACATCTCCCTGTTCTATCTGGGAGCCACCAGTGCGGCTGTCGCGGATGGCGCGGCCAATGGCGGTGCGATTCTGGCGGGTTATGTACTGGCGCTGTTTGGTCCTGTCGGACAGTATATTCTGTCGGCGATTGTGATGCTGGCCTGTCTGACCACGGCGATTGGCCTGATCAGTGCCTGTTCGGATTACTTCAGCTCGCTGACCCGTCTGTCTTATGAAACCTGGGCCGTGATCCTGTCTGTGACTTGTGGTGTGGTGGCCAATGTCGGCCTGAACCAGCTGATCAGCCTGTCGGTGCCTGTGCTGTTTGCTTTGTATCCTGTGGCTGTGGCCCTGGTGATTCTGACCTTTGTCCGTCGCTGGCTGCCAAACCCGCGTCTGGCCTACCGTGTGGTACTGCTGGTTTCGTTGATCTTCAGCCTGATTGATGCGGGCAAAGTGATCGGCCTGGATATGTCATTCCTGAGCTTCCTGCCAATGTTTGACTACGGCATGGCCTGGACAACGCCGACCTTGCTGGCACTGGTGGTCACCCGCTTCTTCCGGGCAGACATCTGTGAGGCCAAAGCACAAACGGCTTAA
- a CDS encoding tRNA1(Val) (adenine(37)-N6)-methyltransferase, with product MNKGFTFKQFHVDDHGCGMPVSTDGVLLGAWASVSSCRDSQADNNGPTILDIGCGSGLLSLMAAQRTQSGPAEILALDIDPAAVAAAGKNFSASPWSARLQADKQDIREWTRAQSKGRFQTILCNPPYFNHGEQASCQRRATARHTDTLPHKELLSCLQSLLAPTGQASLILPVYEGEALLAMLADDDLYCRRLCRVKSTAAKPVHRLLMALSPQAGECDETSLTIHQHGQYSAEFVALTQDFYLKL from the coding sequence ATGAATAAAGGTTTTACGTTTAAACAGTTTCATGTCGACGACCACGGATGTGGCATGCCCGTCAGCACAGATGGTGTGTTGTTAGGCGCATGGGCCAGCGTGTCAAGCTGCCGTGACAGTCAGGCTGATAACAATGGCCCGACCATACTCGACATTGGCTGCGGCAGCGGTTTGCTGTCGTTAATGGCAGCGCAGCGCACGCAATCCGGCCCTGCGGAGATTCTGGCGCTGGATATTGACCCGGCCGCCGTGGCTGCGGCTGGCAAGAATTTCTCGGCCTCACCCTGGTCTGCGCGATTGCAAGCCGACAAGCAAGATATTCGCGAATGGACCCGTGCTCAGTCCAAAGGCCGCTTCCAGACCATTTTATGCAATCCGCCCTACTTCAACCATGGTGAACAGGCCAGTTGCCAGCGACGGGCCACCGCGCGGCATACCGACACTTTGCCCCACAAAGAGTTGCTCAGCTGCCTGCAATCCCTGCTGGCACCGACCGGACAGGCCAGCCTGATCCTGCCGGTCTACGAGGGGGAAGCACTCCTGGCCATGCTGGCTGACGATGATTTGTATTGCCGCCGGCTGTGCCGGGTGAAAAGCACCGCCGCCAAACCGGTTCACCGTCTGCTGATGGCGCTTTCCCCTCAGGCTGGTGAGTGTGACGAAACATCCCTGACCATCCATCAGCATGGCCAGTACTCGGCTGAGTTTGTTGCCCTGACACAAGACTTTTACCTTAAGCTCTGA
- the srmB gene encoding ATP-dependent RNA helicase SrmB: protein MRDFSELELDGALLQAIEDMGYSRPTVVQSEAIPHALDGRDVLASAPTGTGKTAAFVLPMIQHLLDFPRRKPGPARVLILTPTRELAIQVADQAKALAAHTDLKIFTITGGISYDEHAEYLGKTQDIVVATPGRLMEYIEGEKFDCRAIECLILDEADRMLDMGFGAVVKRLHEECRWRRQSLLFSATLEGKGVREFSQTILNEPVEVNAEPPRRERKKIHQVYHRCDDMAHKMALLQNILSDQAERSIIFVKTRERLAELRDQLAALKIACVWIQGEMAQATRNNAIRRFREGETNILIATDVAARGIDLPDVSHVINFDMPRTADVYLHRIGRTARAGKKGTAISLVEAHDQGMIERVSRYMKEEIPERFIEGLRPKHKKPVTVKKKKKTKDGKKKDAKKKKSVKKKAATKSS, encoded by the coding sequence GTGAGAGATTTTTCCGAATTAGAGTTAGATGGCGCTCTGCTACAAGCGATTGAAGATATGGGATACTCCCGTCCAACCGTTGTGCAGTCTGAGGCTATCCCTCATGCCCTGGATGGCCGTGACGTACTGGCTTCCGCACCAACGGGTACCGGAAAAACAGCCGCCTTTGTCTTGCCCATGATCCAGCACCTGCTTGATTTTCCGCGCCGTAAACCCGGCCCGGCCCGGGTGCTGATTCTGACCCCAACCCGTGAACTGGCGATTCAGGTCGCGGATCAAGCCAAAGCCCTGGCCGCCCATACGGATCTGAAAATCTTCACCATCACAGGCGGTATCTCTTACGACGAACACGCTGAGTACCTGGGCAAAACCCAAGACATCGTGGTTGCCACACCAGGCCGTCTGATGGAATACATTGAAGGCGAGAAATTCGATTGCCGTGCCATCGAATGCCTGATCCTGGACGAAGCAGACCGCATGCTCGACATGGGTTTCGGAGCGGTGGTGAAACGCCTGCATGAAGAGTGCCGCTGGCGCCGTCAGAGCTTGCTGTTCTCTGCCACTCTGGAAGGCAAAGGGGTGCGTGAGTTCTCCCAGACTATTTTAAATGAACCGGTTGAAGTCAACGCTGAGCCACCGCGCCGTGAGCGCAAAAAGATCCATCAGGTCTACCACCGCTGTGACGATATGGCACACAAAATGGCGTTGCTGCAAAATATCCTCAGCGATCAAGCCGAGCGCAGTATCATTTTTGTCAAAACCCGCGAGCGACTGGCCGAGCTGCGGGATCAACTGGCAGCGCTGAAAATTGCCTGCGTGTGGATCCAGGGTGAAATGGCGCAAGCCACCCGCAATAATGCCATCCGTCGTTTCCGCGAAGGCGAAACCAATATACTGATCGCCACTGATGTCGCGGCACGGGGGATTGACCTGCCGGACGTCAGCCACGTGATTAACTTTGACATGCCGCGCACGGCCGATGTGTATCTGCACCGGATTGGCCGTACAGCCCGTGCCGGTAAGAAAGGCACAGCCATCTCGCTGGTGGAAGCCCATGATCAGGGCATGATCGAGCGTGTCAGCCGGTATATGAAAGAAGAGATCCCGGAGCGCTTTATCGAAGGTCTGCGTCCGAAACACAAAAAGCCGGTTACAGTGAAGAAAAAGAAAAAAACCAAAGACGGCAAGAAGAAAGACGCCAAGAAGAAAAAATCCGTCAAGAAAAAGGCCGCGACCAAGTCATCTTAG
- the yaaA gene encoding peroxide stress protein YaaA: MLIVVSPAKTLDYESPLATKTYTLPELTDHSMELIEVCRQLTPMDIASLMKVSDKIAGLNAARFADWQPDFTPENARQAILAFKGDVYTGLEADSLSEDDFAFAQQHLRMLSGLYGLLRPLDLMQPYRLEMGTKLANGRGTNLYQFWGSIITDKLNAALAAQGDDLLINLASNEYFKAVKPKSLKGKVITPVFKDCKNGQYKVISFYAKKARGMMARYIIENRLTSVEQLKQFDVAGYYFAPEESTAAELVFKREEQ; encoded by the coding sequence ATGCTGATAGTGGTTTCCCCTGCTAAAACTCTGGATTATGAATCTCCACTGGCCACAAAGACTTATACTTTGCCTGAGCTGACTGATCACTCAATGGAACTGATTGAGGTTTGTCGTCAGCTGACGCCGATGGATATTGCAAGCCTGATGAAGGTCAGTGATAAAATCGCCGGACTCAATGCGGCCCGTTTTGCCGACTGGCAGCCGGATTTTACCCCGGAAAACGCCCGTCAGGCCATTTTGGCCTTTAAAGGAGATGTATACACCGGCCTGGAAGCTGACAGCCTGAGCGAGGATGATTTTGCTTTTGCCCAGCAGCACCTGCGTATGTTGTCCGGTTTGTATGGTTTGTTACGGCCGCTGGATCTGATGCAACCCTACCGTCTGGAAATGGGCACTAAGCTGGCGAACGGCCGCGGTACCAACCTGTATCAGTTCTGGGGCAGCATCATCACCGACAAACTCAATGCCGCACTTGCCGCGCAGGGTGATGACCTCCTGATTAATCTGGCCTCGAATGAATACTTCAAAGCCGTGAAGCCAAAATCGCTGAAAGGTAAAGTGATCACCCCTGTGTTCAAAGACTGCAAAAACGGTCAGTACAAGGTGATCAGTTTCTACGCCAAGAAAGCCCGTGGCATGATGGCGCGTTATATCATTGAGAATCGCCTGACGTCAGTCGAGCAACTGAAACAATTTGATGTGGCAGGCTATTACTTCGCACCTGAAGAATCGACGGCCGCCGAGCTGGTATTTAAGCGCGAAGAGCAGTAA
- a CDS encoding sodium:alanine symporter family protein, with translation MTSQINFLNDLLWGSVLIYLLVGVGIYFTYLLGFIQFRHFGHMFKVMKNSRKSDAAGISSFQALCTSLAARVGTGNMAGVAVALTLGGPGAIFWMWLIAMLGMATAFAESALAQLYKTRDDDGNYRGGPAYYMEKGLGMRWMGVVFSIFLIIAFGLVFNAVQANSIAKAMNVAFGWQPVVVGMVLVALTGFIIFGGMRTIARTAEILVPVMAICYLLLALVVVAMNIEQVPSVIALIFRSAFGLEEAASGALGYTIAQGMINGLKRGLFSNEAGMGSAPNAAASATPYPPHPASQGYVQMLGVFTDTIVICSATVAIILVSGEYVPHGEVTGIELTQRALASQVGDWGGIFIAIAIFLFAFTSLVANYSYAETNLIFLEHNHKAGLLLFRAVVLGMVMFGALAELPTVWAMADVSMGMMAIINLIAILLLSGTVVKLAKDYNAQLAQGKVPTFDSAQYPELHAQLDEDIWTSRSER, from the coding sequence GTGACAAGTCAGATAAATTTTCTCAATGACCTGCTGTGGGGATCTGTATTGATTTACCTGCTGGTCGGTGTTGGGATCTATTTTACCTACTTGCTGGGTTTTATTCAGTTCCGGCATTTTGGTCACATGTTTAAGGTGATGAAAAACAGTCGCAAGTCGGATGCGGCTGGCATCTCTTCTTTTCAGGCATTGTGCACCAGTCTGGCTGCCCGGGTCGGGACCGGCAACATGGCCGGCGTTGCGGTGGCGCTCACCTTAGGCGGTCCGGGCGCGATTTTCTGGATGTGGCTGATTGCCATGCTAGGGATGGCGACGGCCTTTGCGGAAAGTGCGCTGGCCCAGTTGTATAAGACCCGGGATGATGACGGTAACTACCGCGGCGGCCCGGCGTACTACATGGAAAAAGGACTGGGCATGCGCTGGATGGGCGTAGTGTTCTCCATTTTTCTGATCATTGCCTTCGGTCTGGTGTTCAATGCGGTTCAGGCGAACTCCATTGCCAAAGCCATGAATGTGGCCTTTGGCTGGCAACCTGTGGTGGTGGGCATGGTGCTGGTGGCGCTGACCGGCTTTATCATCTTTGGTGGCATGCGCACCATTGCCCGCACCGCAGAAATTCTGGTGCCTGTGATGGCGATTTGTTATCTGCTGCTGGCACTGGTGGTAGTGGCGATGAATATCGAACAGGTCCCTTCGGTGATCGCCCTGATTTTCCGCAGTGCCTTTGGTCTGGAAGAGGCGGCCTCGGGCGCTCTGGGCTATACCATCGCTCAAGGCATGATCAATGGCCTCAAGCGCGGGCTGTTTTCGAACGAAGCGGGCATGGGATCGGCGCCCAATGCCGCGGCATCGGCCACGCCGTACCCGCCGCATCCGGCGTCGCAAGGCTATGTACAGATGCTGGGGGTCTTTACCGATACGATCGTGATCTGCTCGGCCACAGTCGCCATTATTCTGGTCTCCGGTGAGTATGTGCCGCATGGTGAAGTCACCGGTATAGAGCTGACGCAGCGGGCGCTGGCTTCCCAGGTGGGTGACTGGGGCGGGATCTTCATTGCCATCGCGATCTTCCTGTTTGCCTTTACCTCGCTGGTGGCCAATTACTCGTATGCGGAAACCAACCTGATTTTTCTGGAGCACAACCACAAAGCCGGGTTGCTGCTTTTTCGCGCCGTGGTACTGGGCATGGTGATGTTCGGTGCGCTGGCAGAATTGCCAACGGTATGGGCGATGGCGGATGTCTCGATGGGGATGATGGCCATTATCAACCTGATCGCCATTTTGCTGTTGTCGGGCACTGTGGTGAAACTGGCGAAAGACTATAACGCGCAATTAGCGCAGGGTAAGGTGCCGACGTTTGACAGCGCCCAGTACCCGGAATTACATGCTCAGCTGGATGAGGATATCTGGACCAGCCGCTCAGAACGATAG
- a CDS encoding DUF3545 family protein has product MDSFGFDNMLESDFPRRNARSKPVKRKWREIEALKDKQKLKKELQDIDILHEFTDEVDL; this is encoded by the coding sequence ATGGATAGCTTTGGATTCGACAACATGCTTGAAAGCGATTTTCCTCGTCGCAATGCACGCAGTAAACCTGTGAAACGCAAGTGGCGGGAAATTGAAGCACTGAAAGATAAGCAAAAACTGAAAAAGGAACTTCAGGACATTGATATCTTACATGAGTTTACCGATGAGGTAGATTTGTAA